The Candidatus Neomarinimicrobiota bacterium genome segment GTGAAATGTTCGCAGGCGCTGGAAGAGGAGATAGTCCGTCTCGGCGGCAAACCTGTCATCTGGAAGACGGGACATTCCCTCATTAAGCAGAAGATGAAGGAACTGGGGTGCAAATTCGGTGGTGAGATGAGCGGCCATCTTTTCTTTGCTGATGACTATTTCGGCTACGATGATGCCATCTATGTTTCGGCCCGCGTTGTGCAGATGCTTTCGCGCCAGCAAAGAGAACTCTCTGAACTTGTGGCACAACTGCCGCAATATTACTCTACACCGGAGTTGCGTCTCGACTGCATCAGTGATGAAGAGAAGTTCAGGATTGCTAAGGAGGCTAGTGACTACTTCAAGGCCAATTATGACTGTCTCGATGTGGATGGCGTCAGGATCCGATTTGGTGACGGATGGGGATTGGTTCGTGCTTCGAATACTCAACCGGTGATCGTCTGCCGTTTTGAGGCCGGATCAGTTGAGAGGAGAGACGAGATTAGATCCCTTGTCTTCAGTAGAATCGGAGAGATGGGAGACATCTCGATTCCGACAGATGTCTGACTCCTTTCAGGACATTCTCTCAACCTCCCGGGAGCGGATAGACAGAGAACTTCTGGCTCTCGTCAAGAGTCATGAACCGACCTATCTGTATGAGCCGGTGAGATATGTTTTTAAGGGTCGTGGCAAACGGTTGCGTCCTATTCTCTTGTTAACGGTTGCCGATATGTTCGATATTTCTGAAGATGATGCAATGCCGGCGGCGTTAGCGGTTGAAATCTTGCACAATTTTTCCCTTGTACACGATGACATAATGGATCAGGATGATTTGCGCCATGGACAAAAAACAGTCTACAGAGAGTGGGATGAATCGACGGCCATCCTGGCGGGAGACGCCATTTTTGCTCTCGCTTTTGATGTCCTGTCGCGGATCAGAATCAATCCACTCATGTGCATCCAGGCGCTGAGTGGTGCGACTCTCCAATTGTGTGAAGGACAAGCTCTGGACAAAACTTTTGAGTCACGAGATTCTGTCAGTCTTGATGAGTATTTGAATATGGTTAAACTGAAGACAGGGACCCTTCTTTCATTGTGCTGCCGTATGGGTGCAATTCTGGGAGATGGTAATGAACAGAGCGGGAGTAATCTGGCGGAGTTCGGCATTCTTCTCGGACAAGCTTTTCAGATTCAGGACGATGTTCTGGAGATCTACTCGGATTCGCAAAATATGGGTAAGAGTCTCGGCAGCGATGTGACCATCATGAAAAAAACCTATCTCACCTGCAGTGCCATGG includes the following:
- a CDS encoding polyprenyl synthetase family protein, with the translated sequence MSDSFQDILSTSRERIDRELLALVKSHEPTYLYEPVRYVFKGRGKRLRPILLLTVADMFDISEDDAMPAALAVEILHNFSLVHDDIMDQDDLRHGQKTVYREWDESTAILAGDAIFALAFDVLSRIRINPLMCIQALSGATLQLCEGQALDKTFESRDSVSLDEYLNMVKLKTGTLLSLCCRMGAILGDGNEQSGSNLAEFGILLGQAFQIQDDVLEIYSDSQNMGKSLGSDVTIMKKTYLTCSAMETDPDGWRKMLTSMGGRDLEDDLLPALRNYFEEIGVRDAAAEEVARLSALSKSNLDAFSEKGRANLNEFADMVMTRKR